A single region of the Gossypium arboreum isolate Shixiya-1 chromosome 12, ASM2569848v2, whole genome shotgun sequence genome encodes:
- the LOC108478649 gene encoding putative two-component response regulator ARR21: MVSTRSVNSPAMKITILVVDDDSTSLAIVSAMLREFRYEVTSVKTPAAALSVLRSNPSIDLVVTDLHMPGMNGIELQKRINKEFKLPVIIMSSDDDENVMLESLAGGAVFFIVKPVDPIGLKNVWQYAVAAKKGKSLLIEDMDRESSSSSPADGKLSLGGNTKSVSSVNNEKNDPKNGSKRKGASGKGRDKDDNDDESKSPPPKKTKKPKIVWTNTLHNQFLEALRQIGLERAVPKKILERMNSTGLTRENVASHLQKYRIFLKRIAERGCFASKAVIDRFLKSNFAAGHPLLLKTAQEYSRLEHMERLRVLASYPGLHESLMGHSSTRNVPLFYGHPGASSSNAAQQPLGYGQSRLLSNQTNQPLFPGSGNMLNNPNLNNHLGYGNGNGIGIGSSSSVNGGGGFSSGLLNGGNSSLTYPNQVQARPDFYNAGPSSSSPFRFGSAGFHSSGSTLGNGLFGSSSSSYPSLNSSSSGSIVVNGLFGSSSRSHPSLNSSSSGATLGNGLFGSSSSSYPSLNNSSYPTLNPGYTNNAANSNRGMRFYEHLLNGSAPPITVDYGSMNQTRPTGDYGSMNRTHNENINVPTMRTTPLDSLDFMREFPIPPVDNSTLIQGLGTGSTRLTEINSDQLLNNVPNLDNEPRGGDGLLQDLVLESKKLANEVIHFYCSN; the protein is encoded by the exons atggtttctACTAGAAGTGTCAACTCTCCTGCTATGAAGATCACTATCTTGGTTGTTGATGATGATTCTACTTCATTGGCTATCGTTTCTGCCATGTTAAGAGAGTTCCGATATGAAG TTACGAGTGTTAAAACACCGGCAGCTGCTTTGTCTGTTCTTCGATCAAATCCAAGTATTGACCTAGTGGTCACTGATCTCCATATGCCTGGAATGAATGGGATTGAGCTTCAAAAACGAATCAACAAAGAGTTTAAACTGCCTGTCATCA TAATGTCCTCGGATGACGATGAAAATGTGATGCTAGAGAGCTTAGCAGGAGGTGCTGTATTCTTTATAGTTAAACCAGTAGACCCTATTGGGTTAAAGAACGTATGGCAATACGCTGTTGCTGCTAAGAAGGGTAAATCCTTGCTCATCGAGGACATGGACAGGGAATCTTCGTCGTCGTCACCAGCGGACGGGAAACTATCCCTCGGTGGCAACACGAAGTCGGTGTCATCGGTGAATAACGAAAAGAACGATCCCAAAAATGGATCGAAAAGAAAAGGTGCATCTGGCAAAGGTAGGGACAAGGATGATAACGATGATGAATCGAAGTCTCCACCTCCAAAAAAAACTAAGAAGCCTAAGATTGTTTGGACGAATACACTTCATAACCAGTTCTTGGAAGCCCTACGCCAAATTGGCCTTGAaa GAGCTGTCCCAAAGAAGATCCTTGAGCGTATGAATTCGACAGGCTTAACCAGGGAAAATGTGGCTAGTCATTTACAG AAGTACCGGATCTTCCTAAAGCGTATAGCAGAGAGGGGTTGTTTTGCATCCAAGGCCGTAATCGACAGGTTCCTGAAGTCGAACTTCGCCGCCGGTCATCCCTTGTTGTTGAAAACTGCTCAAGAGTATTCCCGATTGGAACACATGGAACGATTGAGGGTATTAGCATCTTATCCTGGTTTGCATGAGAGCCTTATGGGTCACAGTTCCACTAGGAACGTACCCTTGTTTTACGGTCATCCTGGTGCTTCGAGTAGCAACGCTGCTCAACAGCCACTTGGCTATGGACAATCCCGTTTATTGTCCAACCAAACTAACCAGCCACTCTTCCCTGGTAGTGGTAACATGTTGAACAATCCCAATCTGAATAATCACTTGGGatatggaaatggaaatggaattGGAATTGGATCTAGTTCGTCGGTGAATGGTGGGGGTGGGTTTTCTAGTGGCTTGTTGAATGGCGGAAACTCATCGCTAACGTACCCAAACCAGGTTCAAGCTAGGCCTGATTTTTACAATGCTGGTCCGTCTTCGTCTTCACCGTTCCGATTTGGCTCAGCTGGCTTTCATTCTTCGGGTTCTACATTGGGTAATGGGCTCTTCGGAAGCAGTAGCAGCTCTTACCCTAGTCTGAATAGCAGCTCTTCGGGTTCTATAGTGGTTAATGGGCTCTTTGGAAGCAGTAGCAGGTCTCACCCTAGTCTCAATAGCAGCTCTTCGGGTGCTACATTGGGTAATGGGCTCTTCGGAAGCAGTAGCAGCTCTTACCCTAGTCTGAATAACAGCTCTTACCCTACCCTGAATCCTGGTTACACCAACAATGCTGCTAACAGCAATCGTGGGATGAGGTTTTATGAACATCTCCTTAATGGGTCGGCTCCCCCTATCACCGTTGACTATGGCTCAATGAATCAAACCCGTCCCACAGGTGACTATGGCTCAATGAATCGAACTCACAATGAGAATATTAATGTTCCAACCATGAGGACTACACCTTTAGATAGTCTAGATTTTATGCGAGAGTTTCCTATTCCACCAGTTGACAATTCGACATTGATTCAAGGACTAGGAACTGGCAGTACAAGATTGACTGAAATTAATTCTGATCAGCTGCTGAACAATGTTCCTAATCTTGACAATGAACCACGAGGTGGTGATGGTTTACTTCAAGACCTTGTGCTTGAGTCGAAAAAGTTAGCTAATGAGGTAATACATTTCTATTGTAGTAATTGA